A region from the Geobacter benzoatilyticus genome encodes:
- the nifV gene encoding homocitrate synthase yields the protein MESANQSKVIIDDTTLRDGEQTAGVVFSKREKLAIARLLDGIGVQELECGIPAMGEEERDMVRSLVDLGLNARLITWNRAVIPDIEASLACGVGAVDISLSVSDQMIAHKLHTSRVGVVEQLKRALGFAKEHSLYVSVGGEDASRADLSFLAELMEITRALGGDRFRFCDTLGILDPFTMYEKVKALRTAVPELDIEVHTHNDLGMATANAIAGIKAGARFVNTTVNGLGERAGNAALEEVVMALKLACGIDPAIDTHRFHEISRFVGRASQRPVPPWKAVVGERVFSHESGLHADGVIKDSRNYEGFDPSEVGLRRHIVVGKHSGTSGLVERYRELGIELSRDEATSLMGAVRTMAQRVKRSLSDGELRSLHDSMQLTLRAA from the coding sequence ATGGAAAGCGCGAACCAAAGTAAGGTCATCATCGACGATACCACTCTGCGTGACGGCGAGCAGACCGCCGGAGTCGTGTTCAGCAAAAGAGAAAAGCTGGCCATTGCCCGGTTGCTGGACGGAATCGGGGTGCAGGAACTGGAATGCGGCATTCCGGCCATGGGAGAAGAGGAGCGGGACATGGTCCGCTCTCTGGTGGACCTGGGGCTGAATGCCCGACTCATCACCTGGAACCGGGCCGTGATCCCCGATATCGAAGCGTCCCTTGCCTGCGGCGTGGGCGCGGTGGATATCTCCCTCTCGGTCTCGGACCAGATGATCGCCCACAAGTTGCACACGAGCCGGGTCGGGGTCGTTGAACAGCTCAAGCGGGCGCTGGGCTTTGCCAAGGAGCATAGCCTCTACGTCTCCGTGGGGGGGGAGGACGCGAGCCGGGCCGACCTGTCGTTCCTGGCCGAACTTATGGAAATTACCCGCGCCCTCGGCGGAGACCGCTTCCGCTTCTGCGATACCCTCGGCATTCTTGATCCGTTCACCATGTATGAGAAGGTGAAAGCCCTCCGCACCGCCGTCCCTGAACTCGATATCGAAGTTCACACCCATAATGACCTGGGGATGGCAACCGCCAATGCCATTGCCGGCATCAAGGCCGGTGCCCGTTTTGTGAACACTACCGTGAACGGCCTCGGCGAGCGGGCCGGCAATGCGGCCCTGGAAGAAGTTGTGATGGCGCTCAAGCTTGCCTGCGGCATCGATCCGGCGATTGATACCCACCGTTTCCACGAGATATCCCGCTTTGTGGGGAGGGCCTCCCAAAGACCGGTCCCCCCCTGGAAGGCGGTGGTGGGGGAGCGGGTTTTCTCCCACGAGTCGGGGCTCCACGCCGATGGCGTCATCAAGGATTCCCGCAACTATGAGGGGTTCGATCCGTCCGAGGTGGGGCTTCGCCGCCACATCGTGGTGGGAAAGCATTCGGGGACGAGCGGTCTCGTGGAGCGCTACCGGGAGTTGGGGATAGAGCTGTCGCGGGATGAGGCGACATCCCTCATGGGGGCGGTGCGGACCATGGCGCAGCGGGTGAAGCGCTCTCTTTCCGACGGAGAGCTCCGGAGTCTCCATGATTCGATGCAACTCACCCTTAGGGCTGCGTGA
- a CDS encoding P-II family nitrogen regulator: MKLIEAIIKPFKLDEVKDALAEIGVEGITVSEVKGFGRQKGHTELYRGAEYVVDFIPKVKLEVAVADEMVARVVETIESAAKTGRIGDGKIFILPLDEAVRIRTGEKGADAI, from the coding sequence ATGAAGCTCATAGAAGCGATCATAAAACCGTTCAAGCTCGATGAAGTGAAGGACGCCCTCGCCGAGATCGGCGTGGAAGGGATTACGGTAAGCGAAGTAAAGGGTTTCGGTCGCCAGAAGGGACATACCGAGCTCTACCGGGGTGCCGAGTATGTGGTTGATTTTATCCCCAAGGTGAAGCTTGAGGTGGCCGTGGCCGACGAGATGGTGGCCCGGGTGGTGGAGACCATAGAAAGTGCTGCCAAGACCGGCCGCATCGGTGACGGCAAGATATTCATCCTTCCCCTCGATGAGGCGGTCAGGATCAGGACCGGCGAAAAGGGTGCCGACGCCATTTAG
- a CDS encoding ammonium transporter, with the protein MKWKLPFITVALAAAVALVPVLTLAEEAPGSTAPVQAAATSAKVAEPAAAPAPAAETPEAPKVAEPVLNTGNTAWMLVSAALVLLMLPGLALFYGGMVRSKNVLSTFMHSFVAMGIVGVQWAVIGYSLAFGPDMGGMGLVGDFSRALLDGMISFKDGAPVYTLWQNVTSEPNAIPEYVFAMFQGMFAMITVALISGAMAERVKFSAYCVFVLLWTTLVYDPLAHWVWMADGWLFKKGALDFAGGTVVHLSSGISALAFLIFLGKRHGFPNERMAPHNLPLTMLGVGLLWLGWFGFNAGSAVVGVNNVDAAGGLAGLAFATTTIAPAAGGLAWMLAEWIHTGKPSALGFGSGIVAGLVGITPAAGFVQPGAAIIIGLCVGVICYLAILLKAKLKYDDSLDAFGVHGVGGTFGALVTGVFATVGATGLLSGNVSQFITQVIGVVSAGSYAFIVTLVIAFVLDKTIGLRVEKEDEIMGLDQTQHSESAYN; encoded by the coding sequence ATGAAGTGGAAACTGCCTTTTATAACTGTTGCCCTGGCAGCGGCCGTCGCTCTGGTCCCGGTGCTCACCCTCGCCGAGGAAGCCCCGGGAAGCACCGCGCCGGTTCAGGCTGCCGCGACGTCGGCCAAGGTGGCAGAGCCTGCGGCCGCACCCGCACCCGCCGCTGAAACGCCGGAGGCTCCGAAAGTTGCCGAACCGGTGCTCAATACCGGCAATACCGCCTGGATGCTCGTCAGCGCGGCTCTCGTTCTTCTCATGCTCCCCGGCCTGGCACTCTTTTACGGCGGCATGGTCCGGAGTAAAAACGTTCTCTCCACATTCATGCATTCCTTTGTGGCCATGGGAATCGTCGGCGTGCAGTGGGCCGTGATCGGCTACTCCCTCGCCTTCGGTCCGGACATGGGTGGAATGGGCCTTGTGGGGGATTTCAGCCGGGCTCTTCTGGACGGGATGATCAGCTTCAAGGACGGGGCGCCGGTCTACACCCTCTGGCAGAACGTGACCAGCGAGCCCAATGCCATCCCCGAGTACGTTTTCGCCATGTTCCAGGGAATGTTCGCCATGATTACGGTGGCGCTCATTTCCGGCGCCATGGCCGAGCGGGTCAAGTTTTCCGCCTACTGCGTCTTCGTCCTTCTCTGGACCACCCTGGTCTATGATCCCCTGGCTCACTGGGTCTGGATGGCGGACGGATGGCTCTTCAAGAAAGGGGCACTCGACTTCGCCGGCGGCACCGTCGTCCATCTCTCTTCCGGTATTTCGGCCCTGGCGTTTCTCATCTTCCTCGGCAAGCGCCACGGTTTCCCCAATGAGCGGATGGCGCCCCACAATCTTCCCCTCACCATGCTCGGCGTGGGGCTCCTCTGGCTGGGATGGTTCGGGTTCAATGCGGGTTCAGCAGTGGTGGGCGTGAATAACGTGGACGCCGCAGGCGGACTGGCGGGCCTTGCCTTCGCCACCACCACCATAGCTCCGGCGGCTGGTGGCCTTGCCTGGATGCTCGCCGAGTGGATACATACCGGCAAGCCGTCGGCCCTCGGATTCGGCTCGGGCATAGTGGCGGGGCTTGTGGGGATCACCCCCGCGGCAGGTTTCGTCCAGCCGGGCGCTGCCATCATCATCGGCCTGTGCGTTGGCGTTATCTGCTACCTTGCCATCCTCTTGAAAGCAAAGCTCAAGTACGACGACTCCCTCGATGCCTTCGGCGTCCATGGCGTTGGCGGCACCTTCGGGGCCCTCGTCACCGGCGTGTTCGCCACTGTAGGGGCTACCGGGCTTCTTTCGGGCAATGTCTCCCAGTTCATCACCCAGGTTATCGGGGTTGTGTCGGCAGGTTCCTACGCATTCATAGTCACCCTGGTCATAGCATTCGTCCTGGACAAGACCATCGGACTCCGCGTGGAGAAGGAAGACGAAATCATGGGCCTCGACCAGACCCAGCATTCCGAATCCGCTTACAACTGA
- a CDS encoding sensor histidine kinase: MADALAKYLSENGNVEGELLELLAFNEKMAELGRMAAGVVHELNTPLSVIVSATQMILREEDLSESVREMVERVNEEAHRLAEMTKGVLSFARRDWAGRAEADVNQVAGEVMTFLRFEARKRAILVIEDLDFRLPFIAADANRVKQVIINLVMNALQAMGEDGTLLLRTAQETESTVTVQVSDTGPGIPPAVQEQIFTPFFTTKDLGDGTGLGLFITRRLMEEIGGTIAVTSVVGEGTTFTLTFPVTE, from the coding sequence ATGGCGGATGCACTGGCAAAATATCTCTCCGAGAACGGCAACGTTGAAGGAGAGCTCCTGGAACTGCTGGCCTTCAATGAGAAGATGGCCGAGCTGGGGAGGATGGCGGCCGGAGTCGTTCATGAGCTGAACACTCCCCTGTCGGTCATAGTCTCCGCTACTCAGATGATTCTCCGGGAGGAGGATTTGTCCGAGTCCGTCCGCGAGATGGTTGAACGGGTCAACGAAGAAGCCCATCGTCTTGCGGAGATGACCAAAGGGGTTCTCTCCTTTGCCCGCAGGGATTGGGCGGGGCGGGCCGAAGCGGATGTGAACCAGGTTGCCGGCGAAGTCATGACATTTCTCCGCTTCGAAGCCAGAAAACGCGCCATCCTCGTCATTGAGGACCTCGACTTCCGCCTCCCATTCATTGCCGCCGACGCCAACCGCGTGAAGCAGGTAATCATCAACCTGGTGATGAACGCTCTCCAGGCCATGGGAGAGGATGGGACCCTCTTGCTCCGCACGGCCCAGGAGACTGAATCGACCGTTACCGTGCAGGTTTCCGATACCGGTCCAGGCATCCCGCCCGCCGTCCAGGAGCAGATTTTCACCCCATTTTTTACCACCAAGGATTTGGGCGACGGTACCGGACTAGGTCTCTTCATAACCCGCAGGCTCATGGAGGAAATCGGCGGCACCATCGCCGTAACAAGCGTAGTCGGCGAAGGGACTACTTTTACCCTGACCTTTCCGGTTACAGAATAG
- a CDS encoding inositol monophosphatase family protein: MIKAFLDTAIKAARSAGAIQRERLWGEHHIRFKGEVDLVTEVDRACEDLIVASIRAAHPGHGILAEEGTRDVGTSRHRWIVDPLDGTTNYAHGFPWFCVSIALEIDGDVMLGVIYQPVMDELFTAVKGEGASVNGRPLRVSDRQPLKQCLLATGFPYDRTAENENNFANFFNFQFAARAIRRAGSAALDLAYVAAGRLDGYWEIKLNPWDVAAGQLLVTEAGGRVTNHAGEPYAIDDHRILASNGFIHYEMLAVLEQQERAEACV, encoded by the coding sequence ATGATAAAGGCATTTCTGGACACGGCAATCAAGGCAGCGCGAAGTGCCGGCGCCATACAGCGGGAGCGGCTCTGGGGCGAGCATCACATTCGCTTCAAGGGGGAAGTTGATCTCGTAACCGAGGTGGACCGGGCATGCGAGGATCTCATTGTCGCTTCAATTCGCGCGGCTCATCCCGGCCACGGTATTCTGGCAGAGGAGGGGACGCGGGATGTGGGTACCTCGCGCCACCGCTGGATTGTGGATCCCCTTGACGGCACCACCAACTATGCTCACGGTTTCCCGTGGTTCTGCGTTTCCATCGCTTTGGAAATCGACGGCGATGTAATGCTCGGCGTCATCTATCAGCCGGTTATGGACGAACTCTTTACCGCCGTGAAGGGCGAGGGGGCGTCTGTGAACGGCAGGCCGCTCAGGGTTTCTGACCGCCAGCCCCTTAAGCAGTGCCTTCTCGCGACCGGCTTTCCCTATGACCGGACCGCTGAAAACGAGAACAACTTCGCCAATTTCTTCAACTTCCAGTTTGCCGCCAGGGCCATTCGCCGAGCGGGATCAGCCGCCCTCGATCTTGCCTATGTGGCCGCCGGCCGCCTTGACGGCTACTGGGAGATCAAGCTGAATCCGTGGGACGTGGCTGCCGGCCAGCTTCTGGTTACCGAGGCGGGGGGACGGGTCACGAACCATGCCGGTGAACCTTATGCCATAGACGATCACCGGATATTGGCTTCCAACGGCTTCATTCACTACGAGATGCTTGCGGTTCTCGAACAGCAGGAAAGGGCGGAAGCATGCGTCTGA
- a CDS encoding PilZ domain-containing protein produces MRLIFVVEERFALEPYIAAIRGAVDQLIVVSSIKELFATMEREACSGIFLDVPSLVRATKDDKAALYDLIHIFPTLRVKWDHRNSTVRALFYDSVPGPDAGVETFVREQCAGFLPRPTRQSERAALQLNILVSPDPSFPEGAAIKTATLNLTANGCFIIGTGEWTRGRRLWVKMPNLSDPAPIGVDVRWRKEWNDVPGVPGAGVEFVEMSDGQRAELEVFCVSGRVGSPI; encoded by the coding sequence ATGCGTCTGATTTTCGTTGTGGAGGAGCGCTTCGCCCTTGAGCCATACATTGCAGCTATCCGTGGGGCCGTGGACCAACTCATCGTGGTGTCGTCCATAAAGGAGCTCTTTGCCACGATGGAGCGCGAGGCGTGCAGCGGCATTTTCCTGGACGTCCCTTCTCTGGTGCGGGCCACCAAGGACGATAAGGCGGCTCTGTACGATCTGATTCACATATTCCCCACGCTTCGCGTCAAGTGGGACCACCGCAATTCCACGGTTCGTGCGCTCTTTTACGATTCCGTTCCCGGGCCGGACGCCGGGGTTGAGACCTTTGTACGCGAGCAGTGTGCCGGTTTCCTCCCCCGGCCGACCCGACAGAGCGAGCGGGCAGCTCTTCAGCTGAACATTCTGGTTTCTCCCGACCCGTCTTTTCCCGAAGGGGCTGCAATAAAAACAGCAACCCTGAATCTTACGGCAAACGGGTGCTTCATTATCGGAACCGGGGAGTGGACAAGGGGACGCCGGCTCTGGGTGAAGATGCCGAACCTGTCGGACCCTGCACCGATCGGGGTTGATGTCCGATGGCGCAAGGAGTGGAACGATGTGCCGGGGGTGCCCGGTGCCGGGGTCGAGTTTGTGGAAATGAGTGATGGCCAGCGGGCCGAGCTCGAAGTTTTTTGCGTAAGCGGCCGGGTTGGCAGCCCGATCTAG
- a CDS encoding EAL domain-containing protein, giving the protein MRIRTTLMAGCFIFALLTALVGYFGGRAITKISGEFDLAADEVLPILKTLEDLRFAGLRIVSSSAEYSLNMKQQGNAEQRGDEVVMVSAGIETLEDALARLKALSSGFHPDERSIMADVERTGAMLLKTSRVQLRMVLAGAPDGELRGVRKQFEIEERAFLAAVSQAFAHENEELMEAKDEVRRAIGTAQLTIIAASLVAFILAIGGGTIFAASISRPIALLQEGVTQVGAGDLDTRINVTANNEIGSLAAAFNRMTRDLQLTKDETAVAKNFLDNVVNSMADALVVLSTDWKIVTVNPALCHLLGYDADELAGKPFGLIVARGAEERELLRDMAERGHVPDRDLIYRAKDGNCIPVSVSGALMRNFAGDIQGTVCIAHDIRERKRTEEEIIQLAFYDALTRLPNRSLFHERLSQALLESRQDGGAIAIMFLDLDRFKDVNDTLGHAYGDQLLMAVAERLRKNLKPSHFLARLGGDEFVFLISGLSDKRTAGTIAHTVLELFASPFEIDGKEMFISTSVGIALSHHDDYDGETLLKHADMALYAAKEQGRNAFRFFSAELNQEAHERRRLEGNLHRALADEEFFLEYQPQIDLRTGRVFSFEALLRWQHPEDGLIPPDCFIPVAEEMGVIRRLGEWVLLAACRQCRQWQQPGLPPVRVAVNVSGHQFNQPGFIEMVDRVLHETGLNPELLELELTESALMAGEQETIMTLIDLKVRGIHLAIDDFGTGYSSLSYLKHFPIDRLKIDRSFVRDIVKDLDDRAIVEAIIAMAHSLGLRVLAEGVEHEDELELLRERGCDEVQGFYFARPQLPEALGKYLEAP; this is encoded by the coding sequence ATGCGGATACGGACCACGCTCATGGCCGGCTGTTTCATTTTTGCCTTGTTGACCGCCCTGGTGGGATACTTCGGCGGCCGTGCCATTACCAAGATCAGCGGTGAGTTCGACTTGGCGGCGGATGAAGTGCTGCCCATTCTGAAGACCCTTGAGGATCTCCGTTTTGCCGGGCTTCGGATCGTTTCTTCCTCAGCCGAATATTCCCTCAATATGAAACAGCAGGGAAATGCCGAACAGCGGGGCGACGAGGTCGTCATGGTCTCGGCGGGAATCGAGACCCTCGAAGATGCCCTGGCGCGGCTGAAGGCGCTGAGCAGCGGTTTTCATCCCGATGAGCGCAGCATCATGGCCGATGTGGAGCGTACGGGCGCGATGCTTCTCAAGACCAGCCGGGTGCAGTTGCGGATGGTTCTGGCGGGAGCGCCGGATGGGGAGCTCCGCGGAGTCCGGAAACAATTCGAGATCGAAGAGCGCGCCTTCCTGGCTGCGGTCAGCCAGGCCTTTGCCCATGAGAATGAAGAACTCATGGAGGCCAAGGACGAGGTGCGCCGCGCCATCGGGACCGCACAACTCACCATAATTGCAGCTTCGCTGGTTGCTTTCATTCTCGCCATCGGCGGCGGTACGATCTTCGCCGCGTCCATATCCCGTCCCATTGCGCTTCTTCAAGAGGGGGTCACGCAAGTGGGAGCGGGGGATCTGGATACCAGGATAAACGTCACGGCCAACAATGAGATCGGTTCCCTTGCCGCGGCTTTCAACCGTATGACGAGGGACCTGCAACTCACCAAGGATGAGACTGCCGTGGCGAAGAACTTCCTCGACAATGTCGTTAATTCCATGGCCGATGCCCTTGTCGTGCTCTCCACCGACTGGAAAATCGTCACGGTAAACCCGGCTCTCTGTCATCTCCTGGGATACGATGCGGATGAGCTCGCCGGTAAACCTTTCGGGCTAATAGTCGCCAGAGGCGCAGAGGAACGAGAGCTTCTGCGCGACATGGCAGAGCGGGGGCATGTGCCGGACCGGGACCTCATCTACAGGGCCAAGGATGGAAACTGCATCCCGGTGTCGGTTTCGGGCGCACTCATGAGAAACTTTGCCGGGGATATCCAGGGGACGGTCTGCATAGCCCATGACATCAGAGAGCGCAAGCGGACCGAAGAGGAAATCATCCAGCTTGCCTTCTATGACGCTCTCACCCGGCTCCCCAACCGCAGTCTCTTCCATGAGCGTCTCTCCCAGGCGCTGCTGGAAAGCCGACAGGACGGCGGCGCGATCGCCATCATGTTTCTGGACCTCGACCGTTTCAAGGATGTCAACGATACATTGGGCCACGCTTACGGCGACCAGCTTCTGATGGCCGTTGCCGAGCGTCTCAGGAAAAATCTCAAGCCTTCGCACTTCCTGGCCCGTCTCGGCGGCGACGAATTCGTATTCCTGATCAGCGGACTCAGCGATAAACGAACCGCGGGTACCATTGCCCATACGGTGCTAGAGTTGTTCGCATCCCCCTTCGAGATCGACGGCAAGGAGATGTTCATCTCCACCAGCGTGGGGATCGCCCTCTCCCATCACGATGACTACGACGGTGAAACCCTCCTCAAACATGCCGACATGGCCCTCTATGCGGCCAAGGAGCAGGGGCGGAATGCGTTCAGATTTTTCTCTGCGGAACTGAACCAGGAGGCGCACGAGCGGCGGCGACTGGAAGGGAACCTTCACCGGGCCCTTGCCGACGAGGAGTTTTTCTTGGAGTATCAGCCGCAGATAGACCTCCGCACCGGCAGGGTTTTCAGTTTCGAGGCGCTCCTGCGCTGGCAGCATCCCGAAGACGGACTCATTCCTCCCGATTGTTTCATCCCGGTTGCCGAGGAGATGGGTGTCATTCGCCGGCTTGGCGAGTGGGTCTTGCTGGCGGCCTGCCGGCAATGCCGGCAATGGCAGCAGCCCGGCCTTCCCCCGGTGAGGGTGGCGGTCAACGTTTCGGGGCATCAGTTCAACCAGCCGGGGTTCATCGAGATGGTGGACCGGGTCCTCCATGAGACGGGGCTCAATCCCGAGCTTCTGGAGTTGGAATTGACGGAAAGCGCGCTCATGGCCGGGGAACAGGAAACCATCATGACCCTCATCGATCTGAAAGTCCGGGGGATTCACCTGGCCATAGACGATTTCGGCACCGGGTACTCGTCTCTCAGTTATCTCAAGCACTTCCCCATCGACCGACTCAAGATTGACCGCTCCTTTGTCCGCGACATCGTCAAAGACCTTGACGACCGCGCCATCGTCGAGGCAATCATTGCCATGGCCCACAGCCTGGGATTGCGGGTGCTGGCCGAGGGGGTCGAGCATGAGGATGAGCTGGAACTGCTCCGGGAGCGCGGGTGCGACGAGGTGCAGGGGTTCTATTTTGCCCGTCCCCAGTTGCCGGAGGCGCTCGGTAAATATCTGGAAGCACCCTGA
- a CDS encoding cache domain-containing protein, with amino-acid sequence MRRYLFAFMNNLKMRWKMLVLVLPLVTLPIIVVGGVISYISTKQAYLGITQTSKDDLAHMAGFTIDLLNSHYQQFQVYKQDKQRTTNLELATLTTLAYNLVEAQHRQYKSGKIDLRTAKEEARKALKRVNVGATGYIYAMSTKGKLEVHIAREGENVYHEKDENGRPFIQVMCETALKSKPGETLYIVYPWRNEILGDKHPRNKVVAYRYFREWDWIIASGGYLEETYEDLAFERRSFEELKDKIKSKKVGETGYIFCMDEKGTFTVHPDGEGKNFLGAVDFNGHKFIKEMAEKKRGWIRYPWLNEGEKTPRMKIVRYDYFKPWGWIVAVGSYEDEFYGEANKIRGRIAASVTLFTIVTILVATGLVFLASKVLTDPIKHMIEVIRQVKKGRLDEKMEVDTGDELGELAAAFNRMTAMIRQNKEMEASLAQQGKMASLGVLSSGVAHEINNPLGVILGYASYIEGKTNEEDPNYKYIHEIKRESKRCKKIVQDLLSYARTPKPALEWTDVNDLLGQIVDFAANHTDMHQVTVVKEFSPDLPRIMVDGDQIRQVAINLILNAGAAMLGEGTLTVKSFLDAEGYVTLVFSDNGAGIPSEDLEKIFEPFFTTKTKGTGLGLAITRQIIEMHHGKISILSEVGKGTDVIVKLPVERDDML; translated from the coding sequence GTGCGCCGCTACCTCTTCGCCTTCATGAACAATCTGAAGATGCGCTGGAAGATGCTGGTGCTCGTACTCCCTCTCGTTACCCTCCCCATAATCGTTGTCGGCGGTGTAATCAGCTACATTTCCACCAAACAGGCCTATCTGGGGATTACCCAGACCAGCAAGGACGACCTTGCTCACATGGCCGGCTTCACCATCGATCTTCTGAACTCCCACTATCAGCAGTTCCAGGTGTACAAGCAGGACAAGCAGAGGACCACCAACCTGGAGCTGGCGACCCTTACCACCCTCGCCTACAACCTGGTGGAGGCCCAGCACCGCCAGTACAAGAGCGGCAAAATCGATCTCCGCACCGCCAAGGAAGAGGCGCGCAAGGCCCTCAAGCGGGTCAACGTGGGGGCGACCGGCTACATCTACGCCATGAGCACCAAGGGGAAGCTGGAGGTGCATATCGCCCGGGAGGGGGAGAATGTCTACCACGAGAAGGATGAGAACGGCCGCCCCTTCATTCAGGTCATGTGCGAAACCGCCCTCAAGTCCAAACCAGGCGAAACCCTCTATATAGTCTACCCGTGGCGCAACGAGATCCTCGGCGACAAACACCCCCGCAACAAGGTGGTTGCCTACCGCTACTTCCGGGAGTGGGACTGGATTATCGCCTCCGGCGGCTATCTGGAGGAAACCTATGAGGACCTGGCCTTCGAGCGGCGTTCCTTCGAAGAGTTGAAGGACAAGATCAAGAGCAAGAAGGTGGGTGAGACCGGCTATATCTTCTGCATGGACGAGAAGGGGACTTTCACCGTTCATCCCGATGGCGAGGGGAAGAATTTTCTCGGCGCCGTGGACTTCAACGGTCACAAGTTCATCAAGGAAATGGCGGAGAAAAAACGCGGCTGGATCCGTTATCCCTGGCTCAACGAGGGAGAGAAGACCCCGCGCATGAAGATCGTCCGCTATGACTACTTCAAACCCTGGGGATGGATTGTTGCCGTCGGTTCCTATGAGGACGAATTTTACGGCGAGGCCAACAAGATCCGTGGGAGGATTGCGGCTTCCGTTACTCTGTTTACCATCGTCACGATTCTCGTGGCCACCGGCTTGGTATTTCTGGCGTCCAAAGTCCTTACCGATCCCATCAAGCACATGATAGAGGTAATCCGCCAGGTCAAAAAGGGGCGTCTCGACGAGAAGATGGAGGTGGATACCGGGGATGAGCTGGGAGAGCTGGCTGCGGCGTTCAACCGGATGACCGCCATGATCCGCCAGAACAAGGAGATGGAGGCGAGCCTTGCCCAGCAGGGGAAAATGGCGTCCCTCGGCGTGCTTTCCTCGGGCGTGGCCCACGAGATCAACAATCCCCTTGGCGTCATCCTCGGCTATGCTTCATATATCGAGGGGAAAACCAATGAGGAAGACCCCAACTACAAATACATCCACGAGATCAAGCGCGAGAGCAAGCGGTGCAAGAAGATAGTCCAGGATCTCCTTTCCTATGCCCGCACGCCCAAGCCGGCCCTGGAGTGGACCGATGTGAACGATCTCCTGGGGCAGATAGTGGACTTCGCCGCCAACCACACGGATATGCATCAAGTGACGGTCGTCAAGGAATTCTCCCCCGACCTGCCTCGCATCATGGTGGACGGCGACCAGATTCGCCAGGTGGCCATCAACCTGATACTGAACGCGGGCGCTGCCATGTTGGGGGAAGGCACCCTGACGGTGAAGTCCTTCCTGGATGCGGAAGGGTACGTGACGCTCGTCTTCAGCGACAACGGCGCGGGCATCCCTTCCGAAGACCTGGAGAAGATTTTCGAACCTTTCTTTACCACCAAAACCAAGGGGACCGGGCTCGGACTTGCCATCACCCGGCAGATAATCGAGATGCACCACGGCAAGATCAGCATCCTGAGCGAGGTGGGGAAGGGGACCGATGTTATCGTGAAGCTGCCCGTGGAGCGCGATGACATGTTGTAA